From the Hordeum vulgare subsp. vulgare chromosome 1H, MorexV3_pseudomolecules_assembly, whole genome shotgun sequence genome, the window TTGCAATATTAGATGTTTCAAGCATGTAGAATAAAGAAGTCCTGAGGGTACTCACAAGACAATTAGCTTTAAGAACTGATACGATATTTAATATTATTGGGAGCCATGGTCTTGATAGGTGTGTCATAGGTGGATAAGTAAAAAGAAGCACCATAGAAACAACCTGCAAAATTTAATCACAATACTATACAGTTTTTAAAACAAAATTGAACTTGGATTTGGAAGTCATGCAACTTCAAATGTTAACTCACGGTTGCAACACGTGAAGTGTTAATTGGTCCAAGAATTTTGTCGATCTGAGGATAAATAAATGTTTGATACAAAACAACGCTACCACCTGTAAAATGAGAATATAAaagatgaaatcatcaaaaagaaTTGTAAGAAAAGTCGCTAGGGAATGTGCACTAAGAATTAGAGTGTACCTGTAATTGCAAACACTTGACCAACATCCTGAGGTGAGAAACTTAGTCCGCCATACTTTCTATCACTCTCAGACCATAGAGAAACTATCTAGAAAATGTTTCAAACATTAGAGGTAGTTTAACAGAAGATAGACATTCTTTGAAAAATAGACATCTATAATCAACTAGGTGGAAACGGCCTGAAGGAtgcatattttatttttctcgtgtcCTTATGAAGAAGTGCAATCATGATAATACAAGGAATACTCAGTACTAGTTGTGAAAAACTGTAGACATAATTGATTTTGCGTGATTTGTAGTTTTCTGGCTCAACCAACTCAATGATGATATGATTAATAATTCAAGTAAACAAATGATTTAGCATCTAATATAACTTAATATAGTAGACTGAGATACTCTTTATTGGTCCTAGAAATCAAACATGAGTTAGAAGAAAGAGAAACTGGTACTACTCATTTGCATTGTAATCACAACATTGCAAGTCATTTCATGGCAAATTATTGTAAGACTCAGAGTAGTAGTGCAGTGTGCATATGCACGGGGCCTTCTATGTGGATATTTCAGGATGCCTTACACCAATGCTTGTGTTTTCTATTATATTAAATTCTAGATGATATATCCAAAATcgtattttatattatattttccCTATTAAAAAAATTTGTTTAGCTCTTATTTCTAAAAAAGTAGTGAAGGACGTACCTCTGTATAAGCCATGTCATCAAAGCAGAAAATACAGTAGAGAACAATAGAAGACATCAATGGCCAGTTTTTAAGCAAGTTCTTAGTTGGAACTGATTTAACTTGTTGCTCAATAAGCTCTTCAGAACTGGCTGAATGTGCAATGAAAGATCCATTTGCTCGATCTTCTATTTTGTCAAGTTTGTGATTATGTAGGGTCTCCTGAAATATCATGTTGGATTTTTTTAAAATCAACCTAGGTCTAGTTTGTGTTAACAATGTTTACAGAACATAAATGTATGGTTCAAGCCACACTAATAATTCATACAATAGTATTATGAAAAATAAAGAGACTAGTGTAGGGTAAATAAATTATTCAATTGATGCCATATTATAATAGCTACTTCATAAGTGACACATAAGGGCATCTAGAATCAGAATGATCAAATATGCACCCTATATATCCGCGGAACACCCGGACCGTGTCCACGCATGCTCCCTTTGAGGCCCCACTTTTACTAGTACACAACCACAACCCTGACTTTGAACCTCCACTTTTCCACCTTGTTTCAGACATTTCATTAAACACGTCATGTGCAGCATCCAACTCGATGGCACAGCGACTCATCCAGCTCAGGCTTCAATGACCTAGCTGTGCACACACATGGATGTGTACAACTCATGGGAGAGGAGGCCGACACATGATCAACACACACGCGTTTATGGCTGTGCAAACACATGGATGTGTACGAGGAACCATAGCTGCGCGAGGGCCAGGTTCGCGAGCTCCGGAACCAGCATTTGGCCACGCGATATCCGGTGAATGCGAGCTCTGATGGAGGGCCTTGACATGATGGACGCTTTCATCTATGAGCGTGCCGACGAAAACAAGAAAGTTGATTGGGAGGGAAAAGAGGGAAGTGGGTTGGGTAGCTACAATAAGGGCTTAGGTTGGTTGGGTGGAACTTGGGCTGAATTCTCCACTGAAATAATTTACCTAGGCTGCTAGGCACCGAGCCAGATGAGTCGCTCTGCACGTCTTGTCCAGGCTGTACGCCAGACACAcatggggagagaggggggggggggttgtagaTACTCAGATAGTCTAACAACTACACTATAAATAATGGATTTTCAAGTGGCAAAATATTATTTGTTAGAAAAAAAGTACTACATTATTAGAGCACATCACATCGATTATTTATAGAATAACACTCACAAGTTGCACATACCGGGAGCCATATGCAGCTTATAAGGATAACAAAGCAAAAGATCGATATACATAAACAAGGTAAGAAATATGGGAACCTACAGAATAAATTCAAAAGTAAGTTAGTTGAAGTGGTTTGTCTAGTACAATTATATTAATATGGGTTAGGGAATACCTTCCGAATAGTGAGTTCACGGGAAATAACATTGGATATTTTTCTGCCGGCTATCAGACAAGATAAAGAGATTAGTGCATAAAATTTATTAATATTATTACATTACAAAACAAAATTTATACCTGTGCAAGATAACCGCCAATAGCTGGTCCAATAATAAGACCTACTGCCCATGATGTACTATCCTAATTACACAAGGAAATAAGTGTTATGATTTGAGCTATTGCATCAGAGCATGATGAAAACATATTTCTACAAAATTTGCAAGCTTACAAGTGACATTCCAATAGCTTGATGCTCAGGTCGGCAAATTTCATTTGTATAAGCCTGTAAATATCAATTGCCAAGTTACTAAATTTAGCATGCTCAAATAACAAATATAATTTTAAATCATTCAATCATCATACTCTTATTGGGCCAAGTAAAGCAGTCAAAGATCCAACAAGAAAACGCGAAGTTATTGCCATCCAGTAGTTTGTGCTTAGACCAAACAAAGTATTAAATACAAGCCTGAAAATGACAAGGAAATGAATCAAATACAAGTCATAAAGAATAGATGAAATACAAGCACTTACTTGTAGCTTAATTCAATCTCATGCAAATGGAGAAGAAATTTAGTACTGACATGGAGAAAATTCCAAAAACAATAACAGGCTTCCTCCCGATACGGTCTGCTACCATCCCCCAAACTGTGGAAGTTAAAGCTCTACCAAGCATATATGAAGCACCTACAAAGATTAAGAATGCGGGTGCATTTGGAAATATAATATTCAGAACATTGCGCATTCTGTTCATTGGAAGTAAATGTATTTTAATAGTTTGGAGAGTTCTTACCTACAAAACCTCCATAAAATCCAATGTCTTCTACTGTTTTGGCAACATGCAAGTCCCTTATCTGTTGTTGAGAATAGCATTTTTAAAAATCTACCAAAAAAATTCTATGGTTACGAAAAAAACATGCTACTGTTTCATATAATCAGTTTCAGGATAAGTGCACTGAAAAATAATGTTGCAAACGCAATTGTTGTCATACCATACTACACACTTTGGACTAGAGATGAGTAATTAGCCAACAACATGAAAAGATACTAAATAATTGACTAACTAACTAAGAACACTTCAAaacataattcatgaatactaatTATGAAAAACATATGCAATGCTAaggtttgtactccctccgttcctcaatttaaatatttttagagatttcactacggactacacacggagcaaaatgagtgaatccactCTCTAAAGTATGTTTGTATACATCTATATGTAATCTGTAGTGGAATATCTAAaactacttatatttaggaacggaagcaGTACAAGTTTACAGCAAAACTAGATCCTGCATATATATTACAAATTCGGGCGGTAATGACGAAAATTTTATTGCTGCCTGCGTAGATTTTAACCAGAAGCTAGCATATTCATGTGATTAATGATCAAAATGCAATTGATGCTCGAAACTTTAACACAAAGTAGAATTAACAAAGGGGCATACTATGACACAGTTATATATCCAATCACCTCATTAAATTATGAATGTAATACTATGTGCAGAAAGTTGTTGATTCTATTAATCCTTGAGAAGGAGGTGCACATACCATGAAATACAAGAAGGGATATATAAATGATATTGGCAAACCTACAATAAAGAGGAATTAGAAATCCATCTTTAACAGTACTCGACAAATACAATAATGGAACCAGTAAATTTACAGCATTCCAACAGGTATTGAAGACAATATTAAAAAATACCACATCGTATGAAACACAAACTTGACTAAAAAAAGGACAACATAAAAAACAAGGACAAGGTTGCGACTTTGATGCATCAATCCGCACTGGAAATACGCCCTTACACATATGTTTAGAGTTTGATAGCCATTTTTGCACTTACATATCTTTTTGGagtttattttccattttttatAAGTAGTGCGGAGGGGTTGAATGGGGACTACATGCCTCTTCCATTTAGAAGCTCATTTTCGAGTACTAAAGCAtagcatatactccctccgtttctaaatataagtctttttagagattttacaaagagactacatacgaaataaaataagtgaatctacactctaaattatgtctatatacatccgtatgtagttctctagtggaacctctaaaaagacttatatttaggaacggagggagtatattactTGCTAGTACTTGCCAAGTTTGGAACTTTCTTTTTGGCCCCTTCTCTTCTCTGCTTTGCTCTGTTAGTCctattgttttaaaaaaaaaactgAACCGAGAGAGACGGTGGAAACGTGTTTCTCAGAAAATTCACACATAGGACCACGTACGGGTCTTGCCGTGGCAGGTAGGCAAGTTTTTTCTAAATAAACATGATTTGAGACAATGTTAAAGAAATCCAAAATAAGAAAAAGCAGAGTTGAAGGAGCGACGGCGACCCTAGTAAGGTCGAAAGGTTGACTGTGTGGGGGAGCTCGCTTGCAGTCGCCGGCGGTCTTCGTCGTTCACCGGGAAGCCACCGACGGCAGGCTGCCCGGTGATCGAACTCACCTTCAGACGACTTCTTTTTTCGGATTCAGTGAGCTCACCATCTCGATCGGGGGCCGATCGATTGGCCACTACGTCGATCGTGTGCCCTGCTATCTAGTTAGAAATACTAACACAGTTTGGGAGGAACTGTCGATGACCATAAATCCGAGCCTCATGACCTATTCATGGTAAACACTCACTCGCTTCACTTCCGCTACTTGTACTACCGATAAACGGAACCGCCCAGTCTTTCCAGGACGAGCAACATCGAGATTTACATGGGAGGAAAAACCAAAAACTAAACTGTATGAACATATGCATAGACGACGTACGTACATGAGACGAGGATGATGGACCAGACGTGGAAGAACTGCAGGTAGGGGATGCCCGGGTTGGCCGCCTTCCTCCGATCGGAGGCGCAGCCAGGGCAGCCCTCGACGTACACAGCcgccgccttctccttctccagcaACGGCGCCGTCGCTTCCTGGCCCTCGCTGCCGGCCGCTCCCTCCTGAatctcgccgccggccatcccGTCTTTCTCCCTTCACGCGCTGCTGTCCCGGAGAATATGTGTAGTGGTAGCAGTCAATGATCGATCTTGGTCACGCGCCAGCGCTAAACCGAATCTTGTTGTGGGTGCAGCAAGCAATAACAATGGGTAGCAGGTGGCCGGGACGCGGGGGGTGCCTCGTGGGGTTCCCACAGGAAGCAAGTTGGAGGAGTAGTATATGTTTATGTTCCGAAACCGGTGTGTGGCCGGCAGAGACGAGAAAATTTGTGCCGGCGATTGGTTCTCTTCCTTGTCGCTTACAAGATTCGGTGGAACTGATCACCAAAATAGCAAAGCGATCTCTTTGAAATAGGCTTTCCGTCCTGCTTTATAGATAAAGCAATGATCAACACATAAAAGGAGACGGGGCGACGGCACATAAAGCAATGATCACACACAAGAAAGACGGGCCACAGGCttgtccaaaaaaataaaacaaataagaGAAAAGCCACCTAATGACTGTACAGCCTTAGGCCTACGTGAAAGCCAGCAGACACCGTGTCGTAGCGAGTAGCGCGTCCATCCAGGTAGCAAATTCATCTCCAATCCGACCATCAGATTTCTCCTATATGCCCTGGCCtggacaaaagaaaagaaaagagagaaagtcCTATTCTGCTCCTGAACCCAAGCGCTTCCTCATAAACCGCATTTTAAAAAATAACATAAACTTTTAAAAAATCTTTTTTTTTGATAAACCTTGACAAATGTTTTACATGCGTATCAAAATTCAGCTTAAATTACATTCGTGAAAGTTGTAACCAAAAACACAGCAATCCAAAATGGATTCAAAACAAGCATTCTTGGAGCATGGTTTTGTTTCTCTTTTGTCACAACTTCGACAAATGTCATTTCGAGCTGAAATTTTGCAAGCATACAAAAGAATTGTCAATGTATACCAAAAAAAAGGTTCCTAATTTTTTGAATTCTTTTACTATTGATTTTGTTTTTACTGTTCATGAGAAAACATATGAGGTTAGAAGCAGAAACTCCAAGCCCAGAAAAGAGTCGCTTATAGTGAGATGGAAGCAGCTCTTGTCTAAAGCCACTTCACTCCATTCCTCTCTGTTACCCGAGCTCACCTCCGACGATCTCTGGCCTTTTCCGGCGTGGCGGACAGCGGATCAGACTTCGACTAGTTTGGATGCGTCGACCGGGGCGTCATCATGTGTGGGTTGGAGGAGGAAATGGTCGTCCGCATTGCACTTCGCCGCTCTCGGGAGGACACCATCCGGATGATGACAGGATTTGTCCGGCGCAACTTCATAGGGTCGGCTCAACGGGCGCACGGATCCTTCAGGGTTGGATCATCACGGTCCCGATATTGTTTAAATCTCTCCTTCCCCATCACCGGTCGGGGTAGAGTATGGATCCCACCGGGTACGGTGTGCCCGTCGTGCTCCTATAACGAGTTAAAAATTCTCAGCCTCTTTTTTAAAGCGGATTTAGCTTGCTCGATTGCTAGGTTGTCAAGGCCGTTGTGGAAATTTTTTTTAACACAGCACAGACGTAAGCGCTCATATACATGCGCATACGCTCATCTCTTTGAATCCACACACGCATACTCTACCCCTATGAGCACCTTAGAGAGACTTAGTTagcatatcatcttgagatttacgaagtcaccGTAGGCGCCTCGTCGTCGACGAAAACGTCTCCACATCATCCTGAGACTAAGCCTTGCTTGACTCGTCTAATCTtattgtgtgtatgtgtgtgtgggcgGGGAAGGGGGGCCTccattttctttgatttttctctcttttttcattgttttactttctttctttcttggtttttactatttatttttggtttgtttgtttgtttcttgtttttcagcaaatttttttgtttctttttagttcgCATTCTTTTGCATGCTATTCTTTTTATTGATTTTCAttgattttctttgtttttttcagTTTCCATAGTCTTCACCATTTCCAAttggtttttttttctgttttctttcgTACTTTCTGGGGTTTCAATTGTTTCTTCATTTTTCTTTCCTTATTTTCCGGTATCtatcctatttgtttttctgtattTGTGTAGAACATGAATATTTTTATACATGTTTTACTTTTTATTAACCCGTTATTTTTTGTATACAACTGTAACATTGGTTTGTACATGTTAAACATTTTCAaaatacatgattaacatctTTGTCACATATAAGTTTTTGATGTCTACTTTTTATGGCAATAAACATTTTTAATGGTAATAACCATTACTTTAAACTCTGTGACTCAAATGAACGTTCATTATGTCTATTAGTTATGGTGATTAACTTGTTTTCATGGCAgtaagttttttttcaaaaactgcataaacatatataaatatgtTATTAACATTTtgtcaaaatatttatttgatttttatttttatataaatTCACAATTTTATAGTAAAAACATTTTCGTAAAACTACATGAATATTTTCTAAATATATGTTTAACGTTTTGTCAAACATATGTTTTTATGTCTACTTTTTGCGTACAAATTTCTATATACTTTTTACACATCAGGGAACAGTTTCTATAGAAGTTTAGCATTATCCAAATACATGATTAAATGAAAATTGTACAATTATTGAATACATCAGGAAAGTATTTCCATATAACATATTGAAATACTTTCTTAACAATAttgaaaacttttatttttattatgtccACTTTTTGCCTAAAGCCTATCGTTAGCATTTTTCAATTCTGTATGAAAGTGATTCTTATAAAACATATTTTTAAAACAATACAGAATAAAGGGGAAAAGATAAATATGGGAAAATGAAGAAAAAGGCGCTAAAGGCCAGAGAAAAGTTTACTTGTAACAGAGGTTGCGTTACATCTGGTAGCTCCTATGCCACGCTGCAAGCACCCATTAACGATCTGATGCCTGCAACGTCGCTGGCATGGACCAGCCCACTAGCATGCTGTTCAGTTTTTTTTTTATCTGTTGAATCTGTAGAAAAAATCTCACATTTTCTATTTGTCACTAAAATAGAAATatgaaattaaaaaaatattacaGATTTAAAGATAAAGGTTCATCCATATGAAGAAAACAAATTCATATCTTTAAAAAAGGTTCAACAATTTTGAACAATGTTCATCAATTTTAAAAAAGGCTCATTGAAATTGAAAAAAAGGTTCTTCctatttggaaaaagttcatttaAATTAAAACACTTCATAgaaatttaaaaaagttcatgtATTTTGTTTTAAATCATTGAACCTAAAATAAAGTTCATAAATCTTAAAAAAATTCAATAAAGGTGCCTAGATGGACCGGCTCATTCACGAACGCCACAGGCGCCAATAATCAAAAATGGATGTTAAGTGACGCCTGTGACACCAAATAAGAAATGCCGTTATCTCTGGCGATAACTGAGACATGCCGTGCCTCTAATGAAGTCCCTTAGACTCGGTCTATATATCTGGAACCTCCATCACCGTTAGACTCAGGCCCGTACACATACGCATGGTCAACGAGACGTCCGGCGAAATCATTAGTTAGCGAACACACCTTCCAACAATTGCTCACACCTTCACAGGTTGCAATAAGTGGCGCACTGCATGTGTGCCATTTGTCGCAACCTGTGAGTTTTCTCTTTTTTCGTAGTTCCGtgttttcaaaatgttttatctcttaaatcgtGTGTTCAAATCTTGAATTGTTTTTATCGTTGACTTTCTCgcatcgagatcttcaaaacaagatcccatgttaataggttttgacgaacttttCTTTCATGAAAAAAATTGGAAGAAAAAAAACCAGACGAAAAAACCGTGCCTCACGCgatagaaaaaaaacagaaaacacaatttttttccctttccgagaggcatgggtcgtgcctctcgcgaaggcaaaaccgtgccactCACGAAAGTAAAACCGTGCCTCTTGCGAaaaaaagagagcagaaaacGTGTTTTTCCCTTTTTCGGGAGAGGCACGGGTGTGCCTCTCGCAAAGGCAAAATCGTGTCTTTCACGGaatcaaaaccgtgtctctcgcaaaaaaaacccagaaaacacattttttttcctttcggGAGAGGGACGAGCATGCCTCTCGCGAATGCAAAACagtgcctttcgcggaagcaaaaccgtgcctctcgtaaaaaaacaaaaaacgcgTTATTTTTTCCTTTACgaaaggcacgggcgtgcctctcgcgaaggcaaaacggcgcctttcgtgaaagcaaaaccgtgtctcccgcaaaaaaatgaaaatgtgtTTTGTTTCCTTTacaagaggcacggccgtgcctctcgcgaaggcaaaaccgtgtctctcgcaaaaaaacagaaaacgagtTTTTCGcgtaaaaaaaaaaaagaaaacgcgTTTCTTTGCGAtttgttttgagtttttttgCGTCCAAAAGTTACAAAAGACCGATGAGAAACCGTAACACAAAAAAATCGGAAAATAACCattcaaaaaaggctaaaacgtatgcgaaaaaataaaaaaataaaatccgaAGGAAACGCTTAGAACTCGACACGTGGCAGCGGCTGGAAACGCGCCAAGTGGCGGCGCGAGGGAGCGCTCGCCAGCTAGTTGCTCCCGACGTCCGGACAGTCCCGTACAGACACATATGCTTGGTCAGCCCAGCCCATCTGGACAATGTCCATTTGTCTTGTGTTGGTTTACACGGTTTGCACCCTTTTCATTGATTTTCTTCGGTTTTTATGCATTACTTTtcgttttatttctttctttctttattcTCAATGATTTCATTCTTTATTTGTTGGTTTTCATCCTACTTTTTTCTCCTTTCATATAGAACATGATTTTTTTATTGACGCTCAACATTTTCAAGGACATGAAGTATTTTCTAAAACATCTATATAATTATTCTGTACATGCTGAACATTTTCTATTACCTGATTATTATTCTAGATTAGATATACCATTTTTTGCCAACTATTGTAATAACGAAAAAATCATGGTAGTAAACAATTTTTAAAACTGtatgaatatattttttaatgCCGGACAAGCTTTTTTGTCAAATATATTTTTTTTGTCCACTTTTTTGGGTAATCAACATTATTTATGATACTAATATGTGTTTTTAACTGtgagaatatttttgaaatatctGAATAACATTTTTGTCAAATATAATATTTTGATGCCTACTGTTTAGGGTAATTTTCAAATTTATGGTAGTAAAAAGTTATAAAAAAtacatgaacattttataaatACATGATTAAATTACTACTAGAAATATGTTTACAATATCTAATTTTTATGGTAATTCACAGTTTTTTTATTGTAGAGAACATATTTTTGAAACTTAATATTATATAAATATATGATTAGCATTTTGTGAATCTATATTTTGTTTACACTAGAAGTTTTCAAATAAATGAAGAAAAAAATTTGAAGCATGAATTTTTTATGTCCACTTTCTCATAAACTTTTTTTTCTATACATGTGGAACATTTTGCCATAGAGTTTCAATATTTTTCGAATGCATTATTAACTTTTTATGAAagtattatttttattatattcACTTTTTCATACACCTTGAACATTTTTTTTATACATGGACAACTTTTTTTATATATACTTCCGACATTTTTTATACACAGGGTTAACATTTCTTATATACAATGTTTTTctttctctgtgtgtgtgtgtctctctctctttctctctctatctctatgtgtgtgtgtgtgtgtgttggtaggtgagtgggtgtgtgtgtgtgttggtagGTGAGTGATAAGCGTGTACTTTGTTGTCATACATATTGTACATTTTTGGTATACACCAgaaatattttttatacatgCTAAACACTCTTAATATAGAGtattaatattttattttattttatgtaaAATGAATTTATAATGAATATTTTTAGAATAtgtgaaaaataagaaaaatagagaaaaggaaaaaggaaaaaatgaagaaCCAAAGGCATGTTTTTCCAATTGGACCGACTAATTCTCAGCGGCTGCTTGTAGAGAGAGTGCACTACATCTCGCTATAAGAGAGACATCGTTGTGTCCCCACCGGCACGGGGAAGAGGATAAGGTAGGGTTAGCACCAGCGCGAGCCTGgaaaacgcgctactgctaagtgggcgCAATGAATGTGGGCCTCGGCTGGATACATTAGTAGCACCGTCCCGTCACCAGTGCTACTGTTAATTGTCTTAACAGTAGCGCTGGTGGGTAACAAGCGCTGCTACTATGGCCAGCCGCGAACATAaggtgtggctcacatattagcaGTGCGGGGTCAACtaccgagcgctactgctataagTTACCTGTAGCGCTTGTTGTTgtagagcgctactactaattaaCAATAGCATGGGACTTTAAAACCAAGCCACTAGTAATGTTCTATCTATAATCTATTTTCTAGTAATGACATGACGACGACTCATCGAAACGACGACACCAGCCGTGCTAACTCACACGACTCCTCGACCCATCTATCTCCGCGAACGACAGTCTTGACGACTTTCCAATACCACACCTTGGCACCACCACTCCCTTTAATGATCACCTTCCACCACATTGTTGACGAGAGCATGCCGCCTTCCTCCTTGTCGCTCCATCAAACGACGATCGCCTGAACCTTCTCGCTGCTGCACCGCCTAGCAAGCTGGAGAGAAGTCATATGTACGACAACTTGCATAGTGCTGGAGAAGAAAAACTTATTTTGTAACTGTGAGAATTCTAGAAAGCTAAACTGCATAGTGCGTATTTAACAAGTATGTCCTTTTTATGTTCAGTTTTTTAATGCTAATTAGTTCGTGGAATTTTTAATATTACCCACAAACTATATAGGTCTGCCATTTGTTAGCAGAATTTATCCAACAAAGTGTAGGATAATGATTATTGTAAAGCAAGCTATTACATGAAGATATTTACATGAGATATTACTAAACATGTAAGTTATTTATTGTAGAGACACGAAATCATTTAGTTAAAAAACTATCAAATAAGTAATCAATCATTTCGATTTTTCTTCCCATGTTAATATCGTCTTAACTCAAATATTCTAAACTTTCACCGCGTTTATTGAAAAGACTATCAACATCTTAATACAGTAATACACACTCACTTTAAGAAATATCTAAGATCAAATTATGTTGAAAGGAGGTCTACGGAGGCCACCTAATCAATTTCAATTAACTAAGAAAGCAAATTCTTAATACACATTCACTTTTCTAGGCtagcccgtgcattgcacgggttgacgactagttgtTAATAATTACTAGCGAGCGTGAATGCACGAGTCGATATGTTCTAGTGCGTATAGCTAGCAACCACTCTTGGGCCCTTGGTCAATGAATGCGAAAGGAGTGACAAGCTTATACCCTCTCCGTAAACTAATACAAAAGCATTTAAaacactactttagtaatctaaatgTTTTTATACTAATTTGAAGAGGGGGTATATTCTAAGATTCCAGAGTTGGAGAATGAGCAGTCTAATTATATATTCTAAGAGTAATCGAATTATTTGCGGGAGACCGACCAGACATTCCTGGGCTTCTGGTCAATGATTGTGAAAGCAGTGCCAACTTTATGTATTCAAATATTCGAGGCATCAATAGGGGGAAGAAAATTTTCAAAAAGAAAC encodes:
- the LOC123436519 gene encoding protein ZINC INDUCED FACILITATOR-LIKE 1-like isoform X3, producing MAGGEIQEGAAGSEGQEATAPLLEKEKAAAVYVEGCPGCASDRRKAANPGIPYLQFFHVWSIILVSCTFANIIYISLLVFHDKGLACCQNSRRHWILWRFCRLVFNTLFGLSTNYWMAITSRFLVGSLTALLGPIRAYTNEICRPEHQAIGMSLDSTSWAVGLIIGPAIGGYLAQPAEKYPMLFPVNSLFGRFPYFLPCLCISIFCFVILISCIWLPETLHNHKLDKIEDRANGSFIAHSASSEELIEQQVKSVPTKNLLKNWPLMSSIVLYCIFCFDDMAYTEIVSLWSESDRKYGGLSFSPQDVGQVFAITGGSVVLYQTFIYPQIDKILGPINTSRVATVVSMVLLFTYPPMTHLSRPWLPIILNIVSVLKANCLVSIVTCCFILQNNSVNQDQRATADGLATTIMSVFKACAPAGAGIVFSWAQRRQHAFFFPGDQILFFLLVVVEFLGLVWTFKPFLAIPEKFPQN
- the LOC123436519 gene encoding protein ZINC INDUCED FACILITATOR-LIKE 1-like isoform X2 yields the protein MAGGEIQEGAAGSEGQEATAPLLEKEKAAAVYVEGCPGCASDRRKAANPGIPYLQFFHVWSIILVSCLPISFIYPFLYFMIRDLHVAKTVEDIGFYGGFVGASYMLGRALTSTVWGMVADRIGRKPVIVFGIFSMLVFNTLFGLSTNYWMAITSRFLVGSLTALLGPIRAYTNEICRPEHQAIGMSLYIMGSRSYYWTSYWRLSCTAGRKISNVISRELTIRKETLHNHKLDKIEDRANGSFIAHSASSEELIEQQVKSVPTKNLLKNWPLMSSIVLYCIFCFDDMAYTEIVSLWSESDRKYGGLSFSPQDVGQVFAITGGSVVLYQTFIYPQIDKILGPINTSRVATVVSMVLLFTYPPMTHLSRPWLPIILNIVSVLKANCLVSIVTCCFILQNNSVNQDQRATADGLATTIMSVFKACAPAGAGIVFSWAQRRQHAFFFPGDQILFFLLVVVEFLGLVWTFKPFLAIPEKFPQN